A portion of the uncultured Draconibacterium sp. genome contains these proteins:
- a CDS encoding MATE family efflux transporter, with amino-acid sequence MTKRSRNLTEGDVKKHLMQLTWPMLLGLIGMVIFNLIDTYFVGKLGVQQLAAMSFSFPVVMFLNSVAMGVGIGTTSLISRNIIHADKNEVKAMSGRALVLGLIVVLVFVTIGLLTIRPLFTALGAETDVLKYVDDYMTIWYFGVPFVVIPMIGNNIVRATGDTFTPGMIMLFSAVVNAILDPFMIFGYGPFPEMGIKGAAWATVITRSMGLVAILYILIKRNKMLTFRLDGLRNTLSTWKKVLYVGGPASLSMLITPISVGLITKILAGFGKEAVAAFGVASRVEMFALMVVAALGSVLIIFVGQNFSKQKFDRIKQALTLSFKFSLIWGAAVFVVLLFLGDSIAALFSTDAQVVEITIKYFYIIGASYGFLGMLMLSTSSFNGINKPLPSTVFSMIRMLIIYVPLAWLGSVLFGISGVFWAGLLANILVGIFAARYLFKTVKRVEVATA; translated from the coding sequence ATGACAAAACGAAGTAGAAATCTTACAGAAGGCGATGTAAAAAAGCACCTAATGCAGTTAACCTGGCCAATGTTGCTTGGGTTGATTGGGATGGTAATCTTTAATTTAATCGATACTTACTTCGTAGGGAAATTGGGGGTTCAGCAACTGGCAGCCATGAGTTTTAGTTTTCCGGTAGTGATGTTTCTGAACAGTGTCGCAATGGGGGTTGGAATTGGAACGACCTCACTTATTTCGCGAAATATTATTCATGCCGATAAAAACGAAGTAAAAGCCATGTCGGGCAGAGCATTGGTACTCGGATTAATTGTAGTACTGGTTTTTGTTACTATTGGATTACTTACGATTCGGCCTTTGTTTACGGCTTTGGGTGCTGAAACCGATGTGCTGAAATACGTTGATGATTATATGACAATCTGGTACTTTGGTGTTCCGTTTGTGGTAATCCCGATGATTGGGAACAACATTGTTCGGGCAACCGGCGACACGTTTACACCCGGGATGATTATGCTTTTTAGTGCCGTGGTAAATGCCATCCTCGATCCGTTTATGATTTTTGGATATGGCCCTTTCCCGGAGATGGGAATAAAAGGTGCTGCCTGGGCAACTGTAATTACGCGTAGCATGGGATTGGTGGCTATTCTGTATATTCTCATCAAACGTAATAAAATGCTGACCTTCCGGCTTGACGGTCTTAGAAATACACTGTCTACCTGGAAAAAGGTGTTGTATGTTGGCGGACCTGCTTCGCTATCCATGCTGATTACACCAATTTCAGTAGGATTAATTACCAAAATTCTGGCTGGTTTTGGCAAAGAAGCTGTTGCTGCTTTTGGTGTTGCGTCAAGGGTTGAAATGTTTGCACTGATGGTTGTTGCTGCGCTAGGTTCAGTATTAATTATTTTTGTGGGGCAGAATTTCAGCAAGCAAAAATTTGACCGTATCAAACAGGCGTTAACCTTGTCGTTTAAATTTTCGTTGATTTGGGGTGCTGCCGTTTTTGTGGTGTTGCTGTTTTTGGGAGACTCCATTGCTGCATTATTTTCAACCGATGCTCAGGTGGTGGAAATTACCATCAAGTATTTCTATATTATTGGTGCCAGTTATGGTTTCCTAGGAATGTTAATGTTATCAACCTCAAGTTTTAACGGTATTAACAAACCGTTGCCATCCACTGTTTTTTCAATGATAAGGATGTTAATAATTTACGTGCCACTGGCATGGCTGGGTTCTGTTTTATTCGGAATAAGCGGCGTGTTTTGGGCCGGTTTATTAGCCAATATTTTAGTTGGTATTTTTGCTGCCCGCTACCTGTTTAAAACGGTAAAACGCGTTGAAGTTGCCACTGCTTAA
- a CDS encoding MarR family transcriptional regulator yields MKNKSEEKSRFAGRMIGELSKAAHRYFQSEFKALSIGHAQIATIMYVSRHEGVSQYELAKYLHLDKSSITSQIRLMEQNGYIHRTPADNDARVMQISLTDKTREILPQLTAVFADWTDTILDGFSEDEQEELFQYLKRMQINARKKLEQIKK; encoded by the coding sequence ATGAAGAACAAATCGGAAGAGAAAAGCAGATTTGCAGGCCGGATGATTGGGGAGCTCTCAAAGGCTGCACACCGGTATTTTCAGTCGGAGTTTAAAGCATTGTCGATTGGCCATGCTCAAATTGCAACTATTATGTATGTGTCTCGCCACGAAGGAGTTTCGCAGTACGAACTGGCAAAATACCTGCATCTCGATAAATCTTCTATCACTTCACAAATTCGACTGATGGAGCAAAACGGATACATCCATCGTACTCCGGCTGATAATGATGCGCGTGTGATGCAAATCAGTTTAACAGATAAAACACGAGAAATTTTACCGCAGTTAACAGCTGTTTTTGCCGATTGGACGGATACAATTTTAGATGGATTTTCGGAAGATGAACAGGAAGAATTATTTCAATACCTGAAGCGGATGCAGATTAATGCCCGCAAAAAACTGGAGCAAATAAAAAAGTAA
- a CDS encoding DUF4159 domain-containing protein has translation MMRISFLFLFILFTLASAAQGSSVKIALLKYNGGGDWYSDPTALPNLIEFCNENLNTNINPEPSTIEIGSPELFNFPFAHLTGHGNIILSESDAMNLRIYLEGGGFLHIDDNYGLDEYIRREMKKVFPDQEFVELPPTHEIFHQKYDFNEGIPKIHEHDNKPPQAFGLFVEDRLVCLYTYETDLGDGWEDTDVHNDPEDLRQKALKMGANIIDYVFGQ, from the coding sequence ATGATGCGAATTTCATTTCTGTTCCTGTTTATACTATTTACGCTTGCGTCTGCCGCTCAAGGTAGCAGTGTAAAAATTGCTTTGCTGAAATACAATGGGGGCGGCGACTGGTATTCCGATCCTACTGCTTTGCCTAATCTGATTGAGTTTTGTAACGAAAACCTGAATACCAATATAAATCCCGAGCCATCGACCATTGAAATTGGCAGCCCCGAGTTGTTCAATTTTCCGTTTGCGCATTTAACCGGACATGGCAACATTATTTTATCAGAAAGCGATGCAATGAATTTACGTATTTACCTCGAAGGTGGTGGCTTCTTGCATATCGACGATAATTACGGGTTAGATGAATACATCCGCCGCGAGATGAAAAAGGTTTTCCCCGATCAGGAATTTGTAGAATTGCCGCCAACGCACGAGATTTTTCATCAGAAATATGATTTTAATGAAGGTATTCCGAAAATACACGAGCATGATAATAAACCGCCTCAGGCGTTTGGATTATTTGTTGAAGACCGATTGGTTTGTTTGTACACCTACGAAACCGATTTGGGCGACGGATGGGAAGACACTGACGTACACAACGATCCGGAAGACCTGCGCCAAAAAGCATTGAAAATGGGCGCCAATATTATCGACTATGTATTCGGACAATAA
- a CDS encoding flavodoxin family protein yields the protein MKVIAFNGSPRRNGNTSILIDEMFKIFQAEGIETEVVRIGNKPVHGCTACGKCREIQDRKCHIKNDLLNLCIEKMIEADGIILGTPVYFADVSTEIKALMDVAGYVTRGNGHLLKRKVGAGVISVRRGGALPTFDTINRFFLINQMIVPGSSYWNFAFGKTQGDVLQDEEGINTIRTLAENMSWLMKKIQTD from the coding sequence ATGAAAGTAATAGCCTTTAACGGAAGCCCGCGACGTAACGGAAATACATCTATTTTAATCGATGAGATGTTTAAAATCTTTCAGGCCGAGGGAATAGAAACGGAGGTTGTCCGAATTGGCAACAAACCGGTTCATGGTTGCACCGCTTGTGGAAAATGCCGCGAAATTCAGGACCGGAAATGCCACATTAAAAACGACCTGCTAAATCTGTGCATCGAAAAAATGATTGAAGCTGACGGCATTATTCTGGGTACGCCCGTTTACTTTGCCGACGTGAGTACCGAGATAAAAGCTTTAATGGACGTGGCCGGTTATGTTACACGTGGCAACGGCCATTTGCTAAAACGAAAAGTTGGTGCCGGAGTAATTTCGGTGCGTCGTGGCGGTGCCTTACCAACTTTCGATACTATAAACCGTTTCTTTTTGATCAACCAGATGATCGTTCCCGGCTCCAGTTACTGGAACTTTGCTTTTGGTAAAACACAGGGCGATGTATTGCAGGATGAAGAAGGTATAAACACCATACGAACCCTGGCGGAAAATATGAGTTGGTTGATGAAGAAGATTCAAACTGATTGA
- the mazG gene encoding nucleoside triphosphate pyrophosphohydrolase — protein MQKKVEEFKRLLDIMDELREKCPWDKKQTLESLRKLTIEETYELGDAILKKDLQEIKKELGDILLHIVFYAKIGDEKGAFDIGDVLEGINEKLVYRHPHIFSDVEVDGSADKVAENWEALKLKEKGGNKRVLEGVPAAMPALVKANRIQEKVRGVGFDWEYKEQVWDKVKEEVDELSVEINKADKDKMEAEFGDLLFAVVNAARLYDIDPEAALERTNIKFIKRFNFLESKTLLQGKSLHDMSLAEMDEIWEEAKKEE, from the coding sequence ATGCAAAAAAAAGTTGAAGAGTTTAAACGCTTATTAGATATAATGGACGAATTGCGCGAGAAATGCCCGTGGGATAAAAAACAAACACTGGAGTCGTTGCGCAAACTAACGATAGAAGAAACTTACGAATTGGGCGATGCTATCTTGAAAAAAGATCTGCAGGAGATAAAAAAGGAACTGGGCGACATACTATTGCATATTGTTTTTTATGCCAAAATAGGAGATGAAAAAGGAGCTTTTGATATTGGCGATGTGCTGGAAGGAATAAATGAAAAACTGGTTTATCGTCATCCGCACATTTTTAGCGATGTGGAAGTTGATGGCTCGGCTGATAAGGTGGCTGAAAACTGGGAAGCCTTGAAACTGAAGGAAAAAGGTGGCAATAAGCGTGTGTTGGAAGGAGTTCCGGCAGCCATGCCTGCGCTGGTAAAAGCCAATCGCATTCAGGAAAAAGTTAGGGGAGTTGGTTTTGATTGGGAATACAAAGAGCAGGTTTGGGACAAAGTAAAAGAAGAAGTTGACGAGCTAAGCGTTGAGATTAACAAAGCCGATAAAGATAAAATGGAAGCTGAATTTGGCGATCTGTTGTTTGCGGTTGTAAATGCTGCCCGTTTGTATGATATCGACCCGGAAGCGGCACTGGAACGTACCAATATAAAATTTATAAAACGCTTTAATTTTCTTGAAAGTAAAACGCTGCTGCAGGGAAAAAGTCTGCACGATATGAGCCTTGCCGAAATGGATGAGATTTGGGAGGAGGCTAAGAAAGAGGAGTAA
- a CDS encoding RNA polymerase sigma factor has product MIFRKKHINRLTDEELMTAVKNGNQSAFSELYERFNQRLYYYFYRMLGNDKELANDFLQDIFLKIINKPELFKPGYKFTSWIFTVAHNMCKNEYRNREVRKIVSKDENPDQFLSNENSYEETMSKEKLITQLFAEIENLEEDQKAILLLKYKENFSLKEISDILELPVGTIKSRLYYARTALTKKMANKMPL; this is encoded by the coding sequence GTGATTTTCAGGAAAAAACATATCAATCGGTTAACAGATGAAGAGTTGATGACTGCCGTTAAAAACGGCAATCAGTCGGCATTTTCCGAGTTGTACGAACGATTTAACCAGCGTTTATACTATTACTTTTATCGAATGCTGGGCAACGACAAAGAATTGGCCAACGATTTTTTGCAGGATATTTTTCTGAAAATAATTAACAAACCAGAGCTGTTTAAACCCGGATATAAATTTACAAGCTGGATTTTTACGGTAGCACACAACATGTGTAAAAATGAATACCGCAACCGCGAAGTGCGCAAAATTGTTAGTAAAGATGAAAATCCTGATCAGTTTCTGAGTAATGAAAATTCGTACGAAGAGACGATGAGTAAAGAAAAACTCATCACTCAATTATTTGCCGAAATTGAAAATCTGGAAGAAGATCAGAAAGCGATTTTGCTACTGAAATACAAAGAGAATTTTAGTCTGAAAGAAATATCGGACATACTGGAACTGCCGGTAGGAACGATCAAGTCGCGCCTGTATTATGCACGCACAGCATTAACAAAAAAAATGGCAAACAAAATGCCACTTTAA